The Mesotoga sp. UBA6090 sequence CAAAATCAAGAGGTGAATGGGGGGCAGCTAAGTGTTCAAAACAATGGTGATAATCGGTACTCTTCTGGCCATGGGATTCTACCTCGTCAGTGGCACGAAAAAGGGAGTAGATGAGATTATAACGATGGAGTATGACGGCAGAACGAGGCAGAGCATAGTTCATTTACCTCCGACAATCAAAGACGAGAAGTTACCGGTAGTCTTTGTTTTTCATGGTCTCTTTGGCAATAGTAACTACACAAGGAATACATACGGAATAACGGAAGTTGCTGACAAAGAGGGTTTCATTTCAGTCTATCCTGAGGGGACGGGCCCTCTGAACAGCGTTTTCTTGAGCTGGAATTCGGGTTTCTGTTGCGGATACGCTATGGAAAACAATGTTGATGATGTCTCGTATATTTATGAGCTGGTTGGCGAAATAAAAAACATTTATCCCATTGACGAGGCTAGAATCTATCTTGTCGGTCTTTCCAATGGAGGTATGATTGTCTACAGGCTTATGTCACGCTATCCAGAGCTATTTGCAGCATGTGCAATTGTCTCTTCTTCTCCGGCGGGCGGAACTGATGAAAATGCAGTTGTTATGATAAACCCTCCGGATAGGGAAGTTCCGCTGATAGTGTTCCATGGGATGAAAGATCCTATAATACCATTTGAGGGAGGTTTTTCTAGCAGCTCGGAAGCCAACGGAATGTATTTCCCCCCGGTAGAAGAATCTGTGGAATTTTGGGCAACCAAGATGGGAGCAAGTACCGTACAGGAGACACAACAGGAAAATGGACTGGTTATACTGAAAGAGTACACCGGGAAAGACGAGAGGAGTCTTGTCCATTTCTACATGCTAACTGACGGTGATCACACCTGGCCGGGAAGAGAAAAGGGGATCGACTCTCTCAGCAGTTCCTCCAATGCAAGCATAAAAGCTAGTGAAATGATCTGGGAGTTTTTTGAAGCCAAGCACCTAGAATGATTTCTTATGCACTTCTAGGTGATACCATCTTACATAGCCAACTCCTGGTTCCTGAAACTTTCCCCATCTAAATCCTCTTTTTATAAGAAACTGGTGAATCTCATTATCCGAATCACTGTTGCCAGGAAAGAGAACAATATCTCCGCCATTCCTAGTAACTCTGTGCATCTCACAGAATTCATCTTCAATGAAATCTCCAAAAACGTGGCCCGAGATGACAACATCCGCGAAGTCTTTCTCAAAGGGAATCTCCTCTATCAAGCCATCAACAACAAAGAAATTGCTTAATCCTTTTACTTTCGCCCTTTTTTTCAAGTACTCCCTCAAAGTTCTCATCGGCTCAACTGCGTAAACGACTGATGCTTCCTCGTTCACCGCAACGAATGACAGCCTGCCAGTACCCGCCCCCAAATCAACAACTCTCTTGCCACTGAATTCAACCAAGTCTGTCAGTAATTTGTCATCCCACTCCGTGAATTCGAGAGAGTCGTATACAGATGGATCGACAATGTATACAACCCAGTCATTCGAATTCTTCAATACTTCTAGTTCTGCTTTTCTGATCTCTTCTCTAGATAGGTTTTCCGAGGTTTCATTCACCATTCTTTCGAATATCTCCGCGCCGTCAGGTAGAACCGTCTTGAAATACCAGAGGATTTCGGGATTGATCTTTAGAACTATTGCCAGAGATTGTTGGCATGAATGGTTTCTCGCAAAATGGGAGATATTGTGCTTTTCCAGCAGTAGAAGAGTCTTGATGTCAATGTTTGTAACATCGATCCAGTTCAGTGACAAGAAAATCGCTCCAGTGGATGAATTCTATTATGCATTATATCATGATAAAATCTGGATTATCTTTGGTCTTGTTGACGGGAGTCTTTATGAAGCTGAACCACAACAAATTCGAGAGAAGGCTTGGAATTTCCTTCATGGTTTTGTGGATCGTGATTTTCATCTTCTACTTGACCTGGGACGGGTGGCTTTACGAGTGGCGAGAATGCGGTTACAATAGGCCAAACCAGCATTTCGATCTCGATCTTCTTGATATGGAATACGAGCGCACTTCTGACGGCGAGATTACTTGTTTCTCGACGAACAACTTACATAATTTGATCTATCTGTGTTATCTAGTATTCTTGATTGGTTGGTTGGCTCTGTTATTTGGGTGGGAGTGGGCGAAACAGGGGGCAATGGCGACAATGGGAATCTCTCTTGTTGCGGCGCTCTCAACTCTCGATCTTTCTGACCACATTTACATGCTCCAGATAGTGTATGACGTTGTGCATCTTTCGGGAATAGTTATTGGCGCCTATCTTTTTTCAAAATACTATCTGAAGACCTCTAAGAGTTTGCCGGTTGTTCTTGGCACGTGAGCAGTCTATCTTATCAGCCATTTGATGTTCACACCCTGGCCTTTCTGGGAGAAAGTTGGCCAAGCCTATTTCAGCGTTAACCAGATAAACGATTTACCATTCTTTTTGTTTGGAGTCGAGTACGTTCTTGTTGTGGCTATAATACTCTCAGTCAATTTCGTAGTTGAAAAACTGAATTCCAGAGCTTCTAGTAGAGTTCTTCGAGTACTAATTCCTCTTGGGCTGTATTTTGTCTTATGCCTGGTCATGTATTCGATGGGCCTGATAATTGTGCAGGATATGGATATGGGAACCTGCATTATAGGATGATTATGCGATCTTCATCTGACCCAGTTTACTTCTTTTTCTTAAGTAACTGGACCGCGACAAGCTTTCCTTTGGGGTCGTAATATCTTATGGCATTTCTTATGTCCTTCAACTCGCTTGGTTTCAACATTATGTACTCGTAATCTTCCCAGACCTTCCAGCTCTTTATCAAAACCCTCCCGAAAAAGATTTTCGGTTTCTATAGTAGCATGCACGAGATGAGTATGCGTAATTTCCGCAAACATAACAGTGCTGGTAATTAACTGAATTGAAAGCGAATGAAAGCAGAGAATTAAACAAGAATGCATTTGCAGATTGGCTAATCACACCTCAATTAACTACGAAGTGATAATCGACCGTAGTTGCCCTACATTGGAGATCATCTTGACTGATCATAGTTTGTCAGGGATTGAAGAGATGGTAGAATAAATCTGTAAACGATAAGGATTACGTACTTATTTTATAGTTTGTCTCTTTATTCTTCGGCAGCCTTCAAGGAAACGTTTGGACCCAATATTTGCCAGAATGAGTAGTTAGTGAGGAAATTGGACGCGCAAACTGAGTATAGAATGACTATAAGAAAGTTTTACAAGCTAACTTAATGAGTTTTCTGCGTTGAACTAATTATTATTTACTTTGGGGATGGCACTCTTGAAAATTGCTACGGTTATATTCATTCTTTTAGCTTGTTCGATTCTATGCTCTCTGACAGTGGAACCTCTGCCCGTAATTGAAGATCCTCTGTTAATGACAGTTTGGGGTGAGAGCATAGAGCTTCTGAATATAAACTATTTCTGTGACAGTCTTCAGATTGCTCGTGACTATTCGCGGTTTGCGACAGTCGAAGACCTCAGTTCTGGCGCTGGATTCAGGATTGGGAGAGAGCTACCCGACGAATTTTTTCATCCCTTCTTCGTTTCCGGTACTCCATATCGTACTCTTGTTGTCATTGTTGGAGGCGCTGAACGGGGATCAGCAGAAGATGTCAATAGAATTGAGATGCTTGCCTCTTCAGTGAAGGGATCTGGAGGAAAGGTTCTGGCAATAGATATCGATGTTGAAGGAACTGGAGACGATCCCGTAAAGGGAGAATTCGTCCGATCAATCGTTCCCTTTCTAGATGTCCTTATAGTAGCTGAGAGCCCCATTGATCAATACTTGCCATATCTGAAAAGTGATATCCCGATATTGGTGGAGTTGCCGG is a genomic window containing:
- a CDS encoding methyltransferase domain-containing protein, translating into MSLNWIDVTNIDIKTLLLLEKHNISHFARNHSCQQSLAIVLKINPEILWYFKTVLPDGAEIFERMVNETSENLSREEIRKAELEVLKNSNDWVVYIVDPSVYDSLEFTEWDDKLLTDLVEFSGKRVVDLGAGTGRLSFVAVNEEASVVYAVEPMRTLREYLKKRAKVKGLSNFFVVDGLIEEIPFEKDFADVVISGHVFGDFIEDEFCEMHRVTRNGGDIVLFPGNSDSDNEIHQFLIKRGFRWGKFQEPGVGYVRWYHLEVHKKSF
- a CDS encoding DUF6305 family protein; this encodes MALLKIATVIFILLACSILCSLTVEPLPVIEDPLLMTVWGESIELLNINYFCDSLQIARDYSRFATVEDLSSGAGFRIGRELPDEFFHPFFVSGTPYRTLVVIVGGAERGSAEDVNRIEMLASSVKGSGGKVLAIDIDVEGTGDDPVKGEFVRSIVPFLDVLIVAESPIDQYLPYLKSDIPILVELPVVVDLVSIFERDFGGGRCCD
- a CDS encoding alpha/beta hydrolase family esterase; translation: MFKTMVIIGTLLAMGFYLVSGTKKGVDEIITMEYDGRTRQSIVHLPPTIKDEKLPVVFVFHGLFGNSNYTRNTYGITEVADKEGFISVYPEGTGPLNSVFLSWNSGFCCGYAMENNVDDVSYIYELVGEIKNIYPIDEARIYLVGLSNGGMIVYRLMSRYPELFAACAIVSSSPAGGTDENAVVMINPPDREVPLIVFHGMKDPIIPFEGGFSSSSEANGMYFPPVEESVEFWATKMGASTVQETQQENGLVILKEYTGKDERSLVHFYMLTDGDHTWPGREKGIDSLSSSSNASIKASEMIWEFFEAKHLE